The following are from one region of the Leptospira fletcheri genome:
- a CDS encoding IS481 family transposase, protein MTTYANATAKATRRKLNLLELANELENVSKACKIMGYSRQQFYEIRRNFQTYGAEGLLDRIPGANGPHPNRVSEEIEKEVLEYSLHHPTHGCLKVAQQLSLKGVKVSSGGVRGVWARNKLVTKHQRLLRLEEHHRDKIIPLSENQIRLLEKFDPEYRERHIQADSTGELVSMDTFMVGSLKGVGRVYLQTVIDCHSRFAWGRLFNTKIPVTAVQTLNNDVLPFFEEHNVKVQTVLTDNGREYCGREDQHPFELFLQLEDIEHRTTKVRRPQSNGYVERLHRTLLDEHFRIAGRTKFYESIEEMQIDLEIFFEEYNYKRAHQGRNMNGRTPFQVFVEGIKTEENDEPILEN, encoded by the coding sequence ATGACCACCTACGCCAATGCCACTGCAAAAGCCACTAGAAGAAAGCTAAATTTACTAGAGCTTGCGAATGAATTAGAAAATGTAAGCAAAGCCTGCAAGATCATGGGATATTCCCGTCAGCAGTTTTACGAGATTCGAAGAAACTTCCAAACCTATGGAGCAGAAGGTCTCCTGGATAGAATCCCAGGAGCGAATGGCCCCCATCCTAATAGAGTCAGTGAAGAAATCGAAAAGGAAGTCCTAGAATACTCACTTCATCATCCAACACATGGATGCCTAAAGGTCGCACAGCAACTCAGCCTCAAGGGTGTTAAAGTAAGTTCAGGCGGAGTTAGAGGAGTTTGGGCAAGGAATAAACTCGTAACAAAACACCAAAGGCTTCTTAGACTTGAAGAACATCATCGGGATAAAATTATTCCCCTCAGCGAAAACCAGATCCGGCTACTCGAAAAATTCGATCCTGAATACAGAGAAAGGCACATACAAGCCGATTCTACGGGAGAATTGGTATCTATGGATACTTTCATGGTTGGGTCCCTAAAAGGAGTCGGAAGAGTATATTTACAAACAGTAATTGATTGCCACAGCAGATTCGCGTGGGGGCGACTCTTTAATACTAAAATACCGGTCACCGCTGTTCAAACTCTTAACAACGACGTTCTCCCCTTCTTCGAGGAACACAATGTTAAAGTTCAGACTGTCCTGACCGATAATGGTCGTGAGTATTGCGGAAGAGAAGACCAACACCCGTTCGAACTTTTTCTTCAATTAGAAGATATCGAGCATCGGACCACTAAAGTCCGGAGACCTCAAAGCAATGGATATGTGGAACGTCTTCACAGAACTTTACTCGACGAACATTTTAGAATCGCAGGAAGAACTAAGTTTTACGAGTCGATCGAAGAAATGCAAATTGATCTGGAGATCTTCTTTGAAGAATACAACTACAAGAGGGCACACCAAGGAAGAAATATGAATGGAAGAACTCCATTTCA